Proteins encoded within one genomic window of Bacillus sp. 1NLA3E:
- a CDS encoding Hsp20/alpha crystallin family protein, producing the protein MDMEKLKQWLDMTKQYQATHLWKDIFQDGEKNNSQRDKFNIDPNSFMQQREILPHCDLYEYEGMLIVEAELPGINPQEIYIALQNTQLIIRGEFKSLFPKIQYYLKERPNRKFEKKIELPIPVSKNKVTTSFDNGILKVFLPIEKGDTEFVEISFDKSDSL; encoded by the coding sequence ATGGATATGGAAAAATTAAAACAATGGCTTGATATGACAAAACAATATCAAGCCACCCATCTTTGGAAGGATATCTTTCAGGATGGTGAAAAAAACAACTCCCAACGCGACAAATTTAACATAGATCCAAATTCATTTATGCAACAACGTGAGATTCTACCTCATTGTGATCTTTATGAATACGAAGGCATGTTGATAGTCGAGGCTGAACTCCCAGGTATCAATCCTCAAGAAATATATATTGCTTTACAAAACACCCAACTTATTATTAGAGGAGAATTTAAAAGCCTATTTCCGAAAATACAATACTACTTGAAGGAAAGACCAAATCGAAAATTCGAGAAAAAAATCGAATTACCTATTCCTGTTTCAAAAAATAAGGTTACCACCAGCTTTGATAACGGAATCCTAAAAGTTTTCCTTCCCATAGAGAAGGGAGATACGGAATTTGTAGAGATTTCATTCGATAAGAGTGACTCATTATGA
- a CDS encoding FixH family protein: MKKHVYLWGALVLLMIVLTSCSQSGEEKDDTPKMLDVKLTVNPTQVQPNEMITFKADVTYGKEKVTDADEVTFEFWRSKDEKHQKVKVAKATNGVYQLEKSFTTEGTYYVISHVTAESMHSMPRVEFVVGSPSEPEPAHSAKMDM, encoded by the coding sequence ATGAAAAAGCATGTTTATTTATGGGGAGCCCTAGTATTACTGATGATTGTTTTAACCTCATGCTCTCAAAGTGGGGAAGAAAAAGATGATACACCCAAAATGCTCGATGTTAAATTAACGGTAAATCCCACTCAAGTTCAGCCAAACGAAATGATAACATTTAAGGCGGATGTGACTTATGGCAAGGAAAAGGTAACGGATGCTGATGAGGTAACCTTTGAATTTTGGCGATCCAAGGATGAAAAGCACCAAAAGGTGAAAGTTGCTAAGGCAACAAATGGGGTCTATCAGCTTGAAAAGAGCTTTACTACTGAAGGGACTTATTATGTGATTTCTCATGTTACTGCAGAAAGTATGCATAGTATGCCCAGAGTCGAATTTGTTGTAGGCAGTCCAAGTGAGCCTGAACCTGCACACTCAGCGAAAATGGATATGTAA
- a CDS encoding S41 family peptidase has protein sequence MKVVKRLEQDNVEQEKQEQQEHPKSESTAGFIRIKKFYFVMLLLLLVFLTAGITTFALAFGDEKVVTVGSERQEFDKLYTAYDTIKQEYFKDVKDTKLINGAINGMIESLDDPYSDYMNEEEAGSFHQSISSSFQGIGAEIQEKEGHIIIVSPLKGSPAEKAGLKPNDMVLSVNGKSLQGMSSQEAVTLIRGKKGTKVDLSIQRAGTDEPMSMSIVRDDIPLETVYGEMLDDGIAKVQITTFSENTTQELVDVLKDMKGKGMKGLVLDLRQNPGGLLDQAVNISSMFVPNGKILFKVEDRKGNIKEYKSNNTEGTTIPLVVVIDKGSASASEIFASAVHESAGIPLVGEKSFGKGTVQRAQDFPDGSNIKFTTDKWLTPNGNWIHKKGIKPEYEVALPAYASLPFINPDKEYKLSSSSNEVKAAQQMLKAIGYDPGREDGFFDEKTQNAIISLQKDAKIEANGVLSGQTTMALMERIRDLIVKNDTQINKAIEVLKQQMGS, from the coding sequence ATGAAAGTGGTGAAACGTTTGGAACAGGATAATGTAGAACAAGAAAAGCAAGAGCAACAAGAACATCCAAAAAGTGAATCAACTGCTGGTTTTATTCGTATTAAAAAGTTTTACTTTGTGATGTTATTACTACTATTAGTATTTTTAACAGCAGGTATTACAACTTTTGCGTTGGCTTTTGGAGATGAAAAGGTCGTTACAGTTGGATCAGAGAGGCAAGAATTTGATAAACTCTATACTGCGTACGATACAATTAAACAAGAATATTTTAAAGATGTTAAGGACACTAAATTAATCAATGGTGCCATAAATGGAATGATTGAATCGCTTGATGACCCATATTCAGACTATATGAACGAAGAAGAAGCTGGCAGTTTTCATCAAAGCATATCTTCTTCATTTCAAGGAATAGGGGCAGAAATTCAGGAAAAAGAAGGTCATATTATCATCGTTTCACCTTTAAAAGGTTCTCCAGCTGAAAAGGCAGGATTGAAACCGAATGATATGGTCCTTTCTGTGAATGGAAAAAGCTTGCAAGGAATGAGTTCTCAAGAAGCAGTAACATTAATTAGAGGTAAAAAAGGCACAAAAGTAGATTTATCTATTCAGCGAGCAGGAACTGATGAACCAATGAGTATGTCGATTGTTCGCGACGACATTCCACTCGAAACGGTTTACGGTGAAATGTTAGATGATGGAATTGCAAAAGTACAAATCACTACTTTTTCAGAAAACACAACTCAAGAGCTTGTAGATGTTTTAAAAGATATGAAGGGAAAAGGGATGAAGGGACTAGTTTTAGATTTAAGACAAAATCCCGGTGGACTTTTAGACCAAGCAGTAAATATCTCGAGTATGTTTGTGCCTAATGGCAAAATATTATTTAAGGTTGAAGATAGAAAAGGAAATATAAAGGAATATAAATCAAACAATACAGAGGGAACAACAATTCCTCTAGTTGTGGTAATCGATAAGGGAAGTGCAAGTGCATCAGAGATTTTTGCTTCTGCTGTTCATGAATCAGCTGGAATTCCACTTGTTGGAGAAAAATCATTTGGTAAGGGAACTGTGCAAAGGGCGCAAGATTTCCCAGATGGTTCAAACATTAAATTTACAACTGATAAATGGTTGACCCCAAATGGAAATTGGATTCATAAAAAAGGGATAAAGCCAGAATATGAAGTAGCATTACCTGCCTATGCTTCATTGCCGTTTATCAACCCTGATAAAGAGTACAAGCTATCTTCTTCTTCAAATGAAGTGAAAGCTGCCCAACAGATGTTAAAGGCTATAGGTTATGATCCAGGTAGAGAAGATGGATTCTTTGATGAAAAAACACAAAATGCGATTATCAGTTTGCAAAAAGATGCTAAAATTGAAGCAAATGGTGTTCTTTCAGGGCAAACAACAATGGCTTTAATGGAACGTATAAGAGACCTAATAGTCAAAAATGATACGCAAATTAATAAAGCTATAGAAGTGTTAAAACAGCAAATGGGTTCCTAA
- a CDS encoding M15 family metallopeptidase gives MKRLHYLIGLCLILLTGCSQMDLLDKKAPSKNNPKEAHYVQDEQQTNKQGNENGLRLEAVYFNKIQDVAGKRVIQNPLNLLALVNKQFALPDGYVPNDLTRPNVDFSFGNKDIEKSYMRKKAAVALEKMFKDAKKNGVELQAVSGYRSYDRQVALFNAEVDRVGKDKAIQAVAVPGNSEHQTGLAMDISSQSNNLNLSESFEGTKEGKWLAENADRFGYILRYPKGKEAITGYEYEPWHFRYVGEKAAKIIFEKKLTLEEYFKVVEKI, from the coding sequence ATGAAAAGATTGCATTATCTAATTGGATTGTGTTTAATCCTTTTAACTGGGTGCAGTCAAATGGATTTATTAGATAAAAAAGCACCATCTAAAAATAATCCAAAAGAGGCACATTATGTGCAAGATGAGCAGCAAACAAACAAACAGGGTAATGAAAATGGTTTAAGGTTAGAGGCGGTATACTTTAATAAGATCCAAGATGTTGCTGGAAAAAGGGTAATCCAAAATCCTCTTAACCTGTTGGCTTTAGTTAACAAGCAGTTTGCCTTGCCTGATGGCTATGTTCCAAATGATCTAACTCGGCCTAACGTAGACTTTTCCTTTGGAAATAAGGACATTGAAAAGAGCTATATGCGTAAGAAAGCTGCAGTTGCATTGGAAAAAATGTTTAAAGATGCGAAAAAAAACGGTGTTGAGTTACAGGCTGTTTCGGGGTACCGTTCATATGATAGGCAAGTTGCATTATTTAATGCTGAGGTGGATAGGGTTGGAAAAGATAAGGCTATCCAAGCAGTCGCTGTTCCTGGGAATAGTGAGCATCAAACAGGCTTAGCAATGGATATCTCAAGCCAAAGTAATAATCTTAATCTTTCGGAAAGTTTTGAAGGAACAAAAGAAGGGAAATGGTTGGCCGAAAATGCTGATCGATTTGGATATATCCTTCGTTATCCAAAAGGAAAAGAGGCAATTACGGGGTATGAGTATGAGCCATGGCATTTCAGATACGTTGGGGAAAAAGCAGCAAAGATAATTTTTGAGAAGAAGCTTACACTTGAAGAATATTTTAAAGTAGTTGAAAAGATTTAA
- the deoD gene encoding purine-nucleoside phosphorylase produces the protein MSIHIAAKENEIAETVLLPGDPLRAKYIAETFLENATCYNEVRNMFGYTGTYKGKKISVQGTGMGVPSISIYITELMQSYNVQNLIRVGTCGAIQKDVKVRDVILAMSASTDSQMNRITFGGIDYAPTASFDLLKKAFDSGIKKGLNLNVGNVFTADLFYNDNADFEKLAKYQILAIEMETAALYTLAAKLGRKALSVLTVSDHILTGEETTSDERQTTFNDMIEVALEAAIKE, from the coding sequence ATGAGCATTCATATTGCGGCGAAAGAAAATGAAATTGCCGAGACGGTCCTATTACCAGGGGATCCACTCCGAGCAAAATATATTGCAGAGACTTTTTTAGAGAATGCCACTTGTTATAATGAAGTTCGTAACATGTTTGGGTATACGGGTACATATAAAGGGAAAAAAATATCAGTGCAAGGTACTGGAATGGGGGTTCCCTCTATTTCAATTTATATTACTGAATTGATGCAAAGCTATAATGTCCAAAATTTGATTAGAGTTGGTACCTGCGGTGCTATTCAAAAAGATGTTAAGGTTCGGGATGTTATTTTGGCAATGAGTGCTTCAACAGATTCACAAATGAATCGTATTACTTTTGGTGGAATTGATTATGCACCTACTGCCAGTTTTGACCTGCTTAAAAAGGCTTTCGATTCTGGGATAAAAAAAGGATTGAATTTAAACGTTGGGAATGTGTTTACCGCTGATTTATTTTACAACGATAATGCAGACTTTGAAAAATTGGCGAAATACCAGATTTTAGCAATAGAGATGGAAACGGCTGCATTGTACACACTAGCAGCAAAACTTGGGCGAAAGGCCTTATCCGTTTTGACAGTCAGTGATCATATTCTGACTGGAGAAGAAACTACATCAGATGAAAGACAAACAACTTTTAATGACATGATAGAAGTTGCCTTGGAAGCAGCAATAAAGGAATAA
- a CDS encoding YodL domain-containing protein produces the protein MLKELVGKRKKRFDVTLYQTPVFSQKKGYQEVYRLPVEENNHKECLDNVFKVFNISDCIPNDYGGRYVGTGDIISIEEGRNGQSFYQLQSGGWMKINRIRLR, from the coding sequence ATGTTAAAGGAATTAGTTGGAAAACGAAAAAAAAGATTTGATGTAACCCTTTACCAAACTCCGGTATTCAGTCAAAAGAAGGGATACCAGGAAGTATATCGTTTACCTGTTGAGGAGAATAACCATAAGGAATGCTTGGATAATGTCTTTAAAGTATTTAATATCTCGGATTGCATTCCAAACGATTATGGCGGAAGATATGTTGGGACTGGAGATATAATTTCAATTGAGGAAGGAAGGAACGGTCAATCATTCTACCAACTTCAGTCAGGAGGATGGATGAAAATCAATCGAATCCGTTTAAGGTAA
- a CDS encoding sporulation protein: MSLFNKVLASVGMGSATVNTKLESDKLVPGQEVKGIVEIKGGSIDQKINEIYLSLYTTYIKEADEKKYTNNALIDQVRINDPFVIKKQETKQIPFSFELPIDTPISLGKTQIWVATGLDIKNAVDPSDKDFLKVIPDSLTQTVLNVINDLGFRLREVECEEAPYRLRRRLPFVQEFEFVPITGSFKGRLDELEVLFFPISTTETEIFMQVDRRARGLGGFLAEAFEMDESHVHFTIKSSDLHSISEKITAMIQRFS; the protein is encoded by the coding sequence ATGTCTTTATTTAATAAGGTGCTCGCAAGTGTTGGGATGGGTTCTGCTACAGTCAATACGAAATTGGAAAGCGATAAATTAGTTCCAGGCCAGGAAGTCAAAGGAATTGTTGAAATCAAAGGCGGAAGTATTGATCAAAAAATAAATGAAATTTATTTGTCATTGTACACTACATATATTAAAGAGGCAGATGAAAAGAAATACACAAATAATGCTTTAATTGACCAGGTCCGAATAAATGACCCATTTGTCATCAAAAAACAGGAAACCAAACAAATTCCATTTTCCTTTGAACTTCCAATAGACACACCAATATCTTTAGGAAAGACACAAATCTGGGTTGCTACAGGTTTAGATATTAAAAATGCAGTCGATCCATCTGATAAAGATTTTCTGAAGGTAATCCCAGATTCATTAACTCAAACCGTTTTAAATGTGATAAATGATCTTGGCTTTCGTCTTCGTGAGGTAGAGTGTGAGGAGGCACCATACCGCCTCCGTCGTCGTTTACCATTTGTTCAGGAGTTTGAATTTGTGCCAATTACTGGATCATTTAAAGGTCGTCTTGATGAACTCGAAGTTCTGTTCTTTCCAATCTCCACAACAGAAACGGAAATCTTTATGCAGGTTGACCGTAGAGCGCGTGGTTTAGGTGGATTTTTAGCAGAAGCATTTGAGATGGATGAAAGCCATGTTCATTTCACGATAAAATCAAGTGATTTACATTCGATTAGTGAAAAAATAACCGCTATGATCCAAAGGTTTTCATAA
- a CDS encoding YozD family protein, whose amino-acid sequence MREIEVFIDTEEIAEFFFHELLKRGYVPTEEELEEMADITFEYLVEKSIIDEEVAED is encoded by the coding sequence GTGAGAGAAATCGAAGTTTTCATTGACACGGAAGAAATAGCAGAATTTTTCTTTCATGAACTTTTAAAACGGGGATACGTTCCCACTGAGGAAGAACTGGAGGAGATGGCTGATATAACGTTCGAATACTTAGTAGAAAAAAGTATCATTGATGAAGAAGTTGCGGAAGATTAA
- a CDS encoding YozE family protein, whose translation MAKSFYHFLMKYRHPEPSDTVSHFANHAYHDHSFPKGSTDYHEISAYLELNGHYLKSMSIFDEAWDIYHLTER comes from the coding sequence ATGGCAAAATCATTTTATCATTTTTTGATGAAATATCGACACCCAGAGCCAAGCGATACTGTAAGTCACTTTGCAAACCATGCATACCATGATCACAGTTTTCCAAAAGGATCAACAGATTACCATGAAATCAGTGCGTATCTTGAACTGAACGGTCATTATTTAAAAAGCATGTCCATTTTTGATGAGGCATGGGATATTTATCATTTAACCGAAAGATAG
- a CDS encoding MATE family efflux transporter yields MSIQRSTYSSTIQTSSLTNKQYMALAVPIIISQMTTPLLGAVDTAVVGQLPNPIFIGGVAVGSLIFNTLYWVLGFLRVSTSGFTSQAHGANNHVELQYSLLRPMFIAMVIGGLFVLLQEPIKWAALTIIDPSSGVAEQAALYYDIRIWGAPFTLMSYVILGWLIGSSHVKLTVYLQIGMNVLNILLDIVFVTSLNMGVVGVSIASLIAEVGVTVVGIFILIKLKLVDLTSIQLIKNIFEKNVFLKMIKVNRDLFIRSISLLTVYTLFTSKGAQMGEVELAANAILFQLHYIMAYALGGFGNAGSILVGRAIGANNLSMFNETIKLSAKWGILSGVFLSLLFFICSSFIYPLFTSIEQVIQCILQYQGWLLLFPVVGFWGIILNGVFSGATEAIQIRNSMIISMILFIILVYLLTPILGNHGLWISFTLFTLSRSLVLGFYLPKLSKGLF; encoded by the coding sequence ATGAGTATACAGAGATCTACTTATTCAAGCACTATACAGACATCATCTCTAACAAATAAACAATATATGGCTTTAGCCGTACCCATTATTATATCTCAGATGACAACTCCTCTCCTAGGAGCAGTTGATACTGCGGTAGTCGGTCAACTTCCTAATCCAATCTTTATAGGTGGTGTGGCGGTTGGAAGCCTAATATTTAATACATTATACTGGGTGCTTGGTTTTTTAAGAGTGAGTACATCAGGTTTCACCTCTCAAGCCCACGGTGCCAATAATCATGTTGAATTACAGTACTCCCTATTAAGACCGATGTTCATTGCAATGGTCATAGGTGGATTATTTGTCTTGCTCCAAGAGCCTATTAAATGGGCAGCTTTAACGATCATAGACCCTAGTTCTGGTGTAGCTGAACAAGCTGCATTATATTATGATATTCGTATCTGGGGTGCTCCCTTTACTCTAATGAGCTATGTGATTCTTGGATGGCTAATCGGCTCGTCTCATGTAAAATTAACTGTATATTTGCAAATAGGGATGAACGTTCTGAATATTCTATTAGATATTGTATTTGTTACTAGTTTGAATATGGGGGTTGTGGGTGTTTCCATCGCAAGTCTGATTGCAGAGGTCGGAGTAACAGTAGTAGGAATCTTCATCTTAATAAAGTTAAAATTAGTAGACCTTACATCAATTCAACTAATTAAAAATATTTTTGAAAAAAATGTATTTTTAAAAATGATTAAGGTAAATCGTGATTTGTTCATTAGGTCGATCAGCCTGTTAACTGTCTATACGCTTTTTACTTCAAAAGGGGCACAAATGGGGGAAGTGGAGCTTGCTGCTAATGCCATTCTGTTTCAGCTGCATTATATTATGGCCTATGCTTTAGGTGGTTTTGGGAATGCCGGCAGTATATTGGTTGGTAGAGCTATTGGTGCAAATAATCTTTCAATGTTCAATGAAACCATTAAGTTATCTGCAAAGTGGGGGATTTTATCAGGGGTCTTTTTATCATTACTGTTTTTTATTTGTTCTTCTTTTATTTACCCTCTTTTTACCTCAATAGAACAAGTCATACAATGTATTTTACAATACCAAGGATGGCTTTTATTATTTCCTGTAGTGGGATTTTGGGGAATCATTCTCAATGGAGTTTTTTCTGGTGCGACAGAAGCGATTCAAATTAGAAATTCAATGATCATTTCTATGATTCTATTTATTATTTTAGTTTACTTGTTAACTCCAATACTTGGGAATCACGGATTATGGATATCCTTTACTTTATTTACTTTATCACGTTCTCTTGTTTTAGGGTTTTATTTACCTAAATTGTCAAAAGGGTTATTTTAA
- the nikE gene encoding nickel import ATP-binding protein NikE, which produces MSLLQVKEINHSYESKKFFKWKDQNQSKNGLIDISFSIDEGSCLGLLGTSGAGKSTLGKVILGIQRPQQGQVLFQGYDIYKADKLTRQKIRRDLQVVFQDSYSSVNPRMTAERIIGEPLENYEKLTIGEQRRRVIELLERVGLSEEDLKKYPHQFSGGQLQRINIARAIALKPKLIILDESVSSLDMVTQSLILELLRELKDDFGLSYLFITHDIKAAFSISDTFGVLEKGELIEFYDSKDQFFSSKHPTVARMRDSILAEHPRFRSITTRANRG; this is translated from the coding sequence ATGAGCTTATTACAAGTAAAAGAAATAAACCATAGTTATGAATCTAAGAAGTTTTTTAAATGGAAGGATCAGAATCAATCAAAAAATGGACTCATTGATATTTCTTTTTCTATTGATGAGGGTTCATGTTTAGGATTACTTGGTACAAGTGGAGCAGGGAAAAGTACCTTAGGAAAAGTGATACTAGGCATACAACGTCCGCAGCAAGGTCAGGTTTTGTTTCAAGGATATGACATCTATAAAGCGGATAAGCTTACTCGGCAAAAAATTCGTCGCGATCTCCAGGTTGTTTTTCAAGATTCATATTCATCGGTTAATCCTCGAATGACTGCTGAACGTATTATAGGAGAGCCATTAGAGAACTACGAAAAACTAACAATAGGAGAACAAAGAAGAAGGGTTATTGAGCTATTAGAAAGAGTAGGATTAAGTGAAGAGGATTTAAAAAAATACCCACATCAATTTAGCGGTGGACAATTGCAAAGGATTAATATTGCTAGAGCAATCGCTCTTAAACCGAAGTTAATCATCCTAGACGAATCGGTTAGTAGTTTAGATATGGTTACACAAAGCTTAATATTAGAATTATTAAGAGAATTAAAGGATGACTTCGGTTTATCCTATCTGTTTATTACACATGATATTAAAGCGGCCTTTTCAATTTCTGATACTTTCGGTGTGCTTGAAAAAGGAGAATTAATTGAGTTTTACGATTCAAAAGACCAGTTTTTTTCCTCCAAACATCCGACAGTCGCACGAATGAGAGACTCGATTCTTGCTGAACACCCACGTTTTCGCTCAATTACTACGAGGGCGAACAGGGGTTAG